A genomic region of Megalobrama amblycephala isolate DHTTF-2021 linkage group LG6, ASM1881202v1, whole genome shotgun sequence contains the following coding sequences:
- the map2 gene encoding microtubule-associated protein 2 isoform X8 → MADGRQPEDSGPQWSSPGAQGSSSPGGHGENGFSSSYRACQPGGGHTGSAASYAKENGFNGDLASGHAVTAEQVSARIVQEVTAEAVAVLKGEQELHPDTAVRLPSVEDSANLPPSPPPSPAAEHFGPLDQDVGDEEEAGPLRRFQNSRERCKFLAPSISVSVPEDDPYHSDEEYYEHPLFSPEWTRSGSRPPGQAAAFRQIEEEETIESLSAAEEEEEETSEAAATAAALEEEEDEEQWSGEEPEQESPSELLERAEVIGEAQALLGLQAEAEVHTQAATAADEAPNGRSEEAGGQESPAEAVKMEAERPDSERADPIGMDFTDSAMHLDDELPSYQSLARDADMPESPFARTCPMEDFEMPPSYQGHAKEPTEKPVVQSGAVKQPSTETCDSSNIHEVKPGQIQDKHMEKTATEGDLKDKSGMSAYFETTTIKTDAGGSQGEGYYELSTTSEEQKDSISDLPLPEISYSTLAQTHSLEVQPDLPKRSADTLHTTSPADRRDDCRLSPGKLALEQRSYSLNITIGAVDHSDAQGRPRNFSPLATDIMSHTSGSLDESADYLPVTTPSVENIPQFPPLILETTASITTPSSSPPQATITDVKTIPQTESPESPVQAKCCYKNGTIMAPDLPEMLDLAGARSRLTSDNTEQEIMRRKSVPMDMTSMVSDSFAHLFKGDQGQMTTKREMQLEEQGYCVFSEYSGPMPSPADVHSPMECSPQIFNTVISEEKETGPAAFEKQECLSTEDLKATEVVTPQAEPAKEKSRNEESFENESAPSEKPSTERKQDESDLLKTEPLEEIKSPTLPDNEKGQLDKQAETFITPKVTVTLEEAKPDLDADTKLAAETEAEIADYERQIRKLEMEDRPLSVEEERELQELREKVKNKPDLVHQEAYEEVDAEDVYQLTGAAKDRIARPTRPSPASSVESATDEEKMHVGEAEKPRSPGKKEALKTDPNRLSPVGSFEKYFREERPSEQEVKQKDSVEPLKEKVAEEKPQPSPSKTDEGSVDAVKTQEVEEEVELAKEPEEVMPEPKPTLNVYEKPVVDKTEPVEVLVEKEEVKVVEKEVEDDQVLEGAKAAEDTVEPRADEVLEGAKAAEDTVELRADQVLEGAKAAEDTVELRADQVLEGAKAAEDTVEPQADEFLEGAKAAEDTVEPQADEFLEGAKAAEDTVELRADQVLEGAKAAEDTIEPRAAIESVVTVEDDFITVVQTIDESEVSGHSVRFSAPSEEEHPQLLQEEEEEEESVEMAQEVEMEVPSLEEVVDVPEPVEPSVCPAKEIEVPESEAPTQSYDDYKDETTIDDSILDSSWVDTQDDDKSMATEKIEPLPRVRSPVKKPPAEKPVKQRAKGGRTKGRITTPERKPVRKEPVPIQKDEMKKKKAVIKKAELTKKSDIQTCSPSRKSVLKTTVRHPRPTQHHACVKRKPTVSADGRLPFSVARHSRDRVSTSNPTTLTKIPTSKIRAEALLPARPNSASSSNKRSPLVEADLYEPRPSSAGPQVSLNIYVVKDGGSRSPEKRSSLPRPASILTRRSHMAEHEESSTSITSSGSTAPRRPTSFRTEVKAEHRTGRSHSMTGIESGRSRSARSGTSTPRTPGSTAITPGTPPSYSCRTPGTPRTPGTPKSLSLLSQEKKVAIIRTPPKSPATTPKQLRVINQPLPDLKNVRSKIGSTDNIKYQPKGGQVHIQSKKIDLSHVTSKCGSLDNIRHRPGGGHVRIESVKLDFREKAHAKVGSLDNAHHTPGGGHVQIESHKLLFRDTAKARVDHGAEIVIEALGLSGGTSPHRHSHMSSSGSINMLESPQLATLADDVTAALAKQGL, encoded by the exons TGGAGGACTCTGCAAACCTGCCGCCTTCGCCTCCTCCGTCCCCAGCAGCAGAACATTTTGGGCCTTTGGATCAAG ATGTAGGGGATGAGGAGGAAGCAGGTCCTCTCCGCCGCTTCCAAAATTCTCGCGAGAGGTGCAAGTTCCTCGCCCCCTCCATCTCAGTGTCTGTGCCTGAGGATGACCCCTACCACTCTGACGAGGAATACTATGAGCACCCTTTATTCAGCCCAGAGTGGACGCGCTCTGGCTCTCGCCCCCCAGGGCAGGCCGCCGCGTTTAGACAGATCGAAG AAGAGGAGACCATAGAGAGTCTCTCAGCTgcggaggaggaagaggaggagactTCAGAAGccgcagcaacagcagcagctctagaggaagaggaggatgaggagCAGTGGAGTGGGGAGGAGCCTGAGCAGGAATCCCCATCTGAGCTCCTAGAGCGGGCAGAGGTCATAGGCGAGGCCCAGGCTCTGCTCGGCCTGCAGGCTGAGGCTGAGGTTCACACACAGGCAGCTACTGCTGCTGACGAGGCCCCTAATGGGAGATCTGAGGAGGCAGGGGGGCAAGAAAGCCCTGCAGAAG CTGTGAAGATGGAAGCAGAGCGGCCAGACAGCGAGAGGGCAGATCCCATTGGCATGGACTTCACTGATTCTGCAATGCATCTAGATGATGAACTCCCATCTTACCAGAGCCTTGCCAGAGATGCAGATATGCCAGAAAGCCCCTTTGCTCGAACATGTCCCATGGAAGATTTTGAAATGCCTCCAAGTTACCAGGGTCATGCCAAAGAACCAACTGAAAAGCCTGTTGTACAAAGTGGTGCTGTGAAACAGCCTTCAACCGAAACATGTGATTCCAGCAATATCCATGAGGTCAAACCAGGGCAGATTCAAGACAAACACATGGAAAAAACGGCAACAGAGGGGGACTTAAAGGACAAATCTGGCATGTCTGCTTATTTTGAGACCACTACAATTAAGACGGATGCTGGTGGGTCTCAAGGAGAAGGGTATTATGAGCTGAGTACTACATCAGAAGAACAAAAGGACTCTATTAGTGACCTGCCACTTCCTGAAATCAGCTACAGCACTTTGGCTCAAACACACTCTTTGGAAGTCCAGCCAGATCTTCCAAAAAGGAGCGCAGACACACTACACACCACTTCACCAGCAGACAGAAGAGATGACTGCAGACTGTCTCCTGGAAAACTGGCTCTAGAGCAACGAAGTTACTCTTTGAATATCACCATTGGGGCAGTGGATCATAGCGATGCCCAAGGGCGTCCAAGAAACTTCTCTCCATTGGCCACTGACATCATGTCTCATACTAGTGGGAGCCTTGATGAATCTGCCGATTACCTTCCTGTCACAACTCCCTCAGTGGAGAATATCCCTCAGTTTCCGCCACTGATCTTGGAGACAACTGCCTCTATCACAACTCCATCATCTTCACCTCCCCAAGCAACAATCACTGATGTAAAGACAATTCCACAGACAGAGTCTCCAGAATCACCTGTCCAAGCTAAGTGCTGTTACAAAAACGGCACCATTATGGCCCCAGACCTGCCTGAAATGCTGGACCTGGCAGGTGCTCGATCAAGGTTGACGTCTGACAACACAGAACAAGAGATTATGAGGAGGAAGTCTGTCCCAATGGACATGACTTCAATGGTGAGTGATTCTTTCGCACATTTGTTCAAAGGTGACCAGGGCCAGATGACTACAAAGAGAGAAATGCAGCTGGAGGAGCAAGGATATTGTGTCTTTAGTGAATACTCTGGTCCCATGCCATCCCCTGCAGATGTACACAGTCCAATGGAGTGTTCTCCTCAAATCTTCAACACTGTGATATCAGAGGAGAAGGAAACTGGTCCTGCTGCATTTGAAAAACAGGAGTGTCTATCGACTGAAGATCTGAAAGCAACAGAGGTTGTTACACCACAGGCAGAACCAGCAAAAGAAAAGTCAAGGAATGAAGaatcctttgaaaatgaaaGTGCACCTTCTGAAAAACCTTCTACAGAGCGTAAGCAAGATGAGTCTGATCTTTTGAAGACTGAACCTTTGGAAGAAATCAAGAGTCCAACTTTACCTGATAATGAGAAAGGACAGTTAGACAAACAAGCTGAAACATTTATCACACCGAAGGTGACGGTTACTCTTGAGGAAGCAAAGCCTGATCTTGATGCTGATACTAAACTTGCAGCTGAAACTGAAGCTGAAATAGCTGACTATGAGAGACAAATTCGCAAATTGGAGATGGAGGACCGGCCTCTGAGCGTAGAGGAGGAACGGGAGCTTCAGGAACTCAGGGAGAAGGTAAAGAATAAACCAGACCTTGTGCACCAGGAAGCTTATGAGGAGGTGGATGCTGAGGATGTGTACCAGCTCACTGGAGCTGCAAAGGACAGAATTGCTCGGCCCACCAGACCATCTCCAGCATCTTCGGTAGAAAGTGCCACTGATGAGGAGAAAATGCATGTTGGCGAGGCTGAAAAACCTAGATCACCAGGTAAGAAAGAGGCTCTCAAAACAGATCCTAATAGATTATCTCCAGTTGGGTcttttgagaaatattttaGAGAGGAAAGACCTTCTGAGCAGGAGGTAAAGCAGAAAGACTCAGTGGAGCCCCTCAAAGAGAAAGTTGCAGAAGAGAAACCTCAGCCATCTCCTTCAAAGACAGATGAGGGTTCTGTTGATGCTGTAAAAACACAAGAAGTAGAAGAAGAGGTAGAGCTTGCTAAGGAGCCTGAAGAGGTTATGCCAGAACCAAAGCCAACTCTAAACGTGTATGAAAAGCCAGTGGTAGATAAAACTGAGCCAGTTGAGGTTTTGGTCGAAAAAGAGGAGGTTAAAGTGGTTGAAAAAGAAGTGGAAGATGACCAAGTCTTGGAAGGGGCCAAAGCTGCAGAAGACACTGTTGAGCCTCGAGCTGACGAAGTCTTGGAAGGGGCCAAAGCTGCAGAAGACACTGTTGAGCTTAGAGCTGACCAAGTCTTGGAAGGGGCCAAAGCTGCAGAAGACACTGTTGAGCTTAGAGCTGACCAAGTCTTGGAAGGGGCCAAAGCTGCAGAAGACACTGTTGAGCCTCAGGCTGACGAATTCTTGGAAGGGGCCAAAGCTGCAGAAGACACTGTTGAGCCTCAGGCTGACGAATTCTTGGAAGGGGCCAAAGCTGCAGAAGACACTGTTGAGCTTAGAGCTGACCAAGTCTTGGAAGGGGCCAAAGCTGCAGAAGACACTATTGAGCCTCGAGCTGCAATTGAGTCAGTAGTGACAGTGGAAGATGATTTTATCACGGTGGTACAGACCATCGATGAGAGCGAAGTCTCTGGTCACAGTGTACGTTTCTCAGCTCCGTCTGAAGAGGAACATCCACAGCTCCTccaagaggaggaagaggaggaggagtcTGTGGAAATGGCACAGGAAGTAGAAATGGAGGTTCCCAGTTTGGAGGAAGTTGTAGATGTTCCAGAGCCTGTTGAGCCTTCTGTATGTCCAGCTAAAGAAATAGAAGTGCCAGAAAGTGAGGCCCCAACTCAAAGCTATGACGACTACAAAGATGAAACTACCATTGATGACTCCATCTTAGACAGCTCCTGGGTGGACACTCAAg atgatgataagaGCATGGCTACAGAGAAAATTGAGCCTCTACCCAGAGTGAGGAGCCCTGTCAAGAAACCGCCCGCAGAGAAACCAGTCAAACAGAGGGCTAAAGGTGGCAGGACAAAAGGACGAATCACCACCCCTGAACGTAAACCTGTCCGCAAGGAGCCGGTACCCATCCAGAAGGATgagatgaagaagaaaaaag CTGTGATTAAGAAGGCTGAGCTCACAAAAAAATCTGATATTCAGACGTGCTCTCCTTCCCGGAAGAGTGTTTTAAAGACTACCGTAAGGCACCCTAGACCTACCCAACATCACGCGTGTGTTAAACGGAAACCCACAG TGTCTGCAGATGGTCGACTGCCCTTCAGTGTGGCCAGGCACTCCAGAGATCGGGTGTCT ACCTCCAATCCCACAACACTAACAAAGATCCCTACCTCTAAAATTCGGGCAGAGGCTTTGTTGCCGGCCCGGCCGAACTCCGCCAGCTCCTCCAATAAAAGGAGCCCGTTGGTTGAGGCAGATCTTTATGAGCCCCGTCCTTCTTCAGCGGGCCCACAAGTATCACTAAATATATATGTTGTAAAG GACGGTGGTTCTCGGAGCCCAGAGAAGAGGTCGTCCCTGCCACGGCCAGCATCCATACTAACCCGTCGCTCACACATGGCTGAGCACGAGGAGAGTTCCACTTCCATTACCAGTTCTGGGTCCACAGCACCACGCAGGCCCACAT CATTCCGTACTGAAGTCAAAGCAGAGCACAGGACAGGCAGGTCTCATAGTATGACAG GCATAGAGTCTGGTCGGTCCCGCTCGGCCCGCAGTGGCACCTCCACACCCCGCACCCCCGGGTCCACGGCCATCACCCCTGGAACCCCTCCCAGCTACTCCTGCCGTACTCCGGGAACCCCCCGCACTCCAGGCACCCCTAAATCCCTCAGCCTGCTGTCACAGGAGAAGAAAGTGGCCATCATCCGCACACCTCCAAAATCCCCAGCGACTACACCCAAACAGCTGCGCGTCATTAACCAGCCGCTACCTGACCTCAAGAACGTCAGATCCAAGATCGGTTCCACTGACAACATCAAGTACCAGCCCAAGGGGGGCCAG GTTCACATTCAGTCTAAGAAGATTGATCTTAGTCATGTGACCTCCAAGTGTGGATCATTGGACAACATCCGCCACAGGCCAG GAGGTGGTCATGTGCGCATTGAGAGTGTGAAGCTGGACTTCAGAGAAAAAGCCCATGCAAAGGTAGGCTCACTGGACAATGCCCACCATACGCCTGGAGGAGGCCATGTACAG ATTGAAAGCCATAAGCTGTTGTTCCGCGACACAGCCAAAGCACGCGTGGATCACGGGGCAGAGATTGTGATCGAGGCGCTCGGGCTGTCAGGCGGTACCTCCCCTCACCGGCACAGCCACATGTCCTCGTCCGGAAGCATCAACATGCTGGAGTCGCCGCAGCTGGCCACGCTGGCCGACGATGTGACCGCCGCCCTGGCCAAACAAGGCTTGTGA
- the map2 gene encoding microtubule-associated protein 2 isoform X9: MADGRQPEDSGPQWSSPGAQGSSSPGGHGENGFSSSYRACQPGGGHTGSAASYAKENGFNGDLASGHAVTAEQVSARIVQEVTAEAVAVLKGEQELHPDTAVRLPSVEDSANLPPSPPPSPAAEHFGPLDQDVGDEEEAGPLRRFQNSRERCKFLAPSISVSVPEDDPYHSDEEYYEHPLFSPEWTRSGSRPPGQAAAFRQIEEEETIESLSAAEEEEEETSEAAATAAALEEEEDEEQWSGEEPEQESPSELLERAEVIGEAQALLGLQAEAEVHTQAATAADEAPNGRSEEAGGQESPAEAVKMEAERPDSERADPIGMDFTDSAMHLDDELPSYQSLARDADMPESPFARTCPMEDFEMPPSYQGHAKEPTEKPVVQSGAVKQPSTETCDSSNIHEVKPGQIQDKHMEKTATEGDLKDKSGMSAYFETTTIKTDAGGSQGEGYYELSTTSEEQKDSISDLPLPEISYSTLAQTHSLEVQPDLPKRSADTLHTTSPADRRDDCRLSPGKLALEQRSYSLNITIGAVDHSDAQGRPRNFSPLATDIMSHTSGSLDESADYLPVTTPSVENIPQFPPLILETTASITTPSSSPPQATITDVKTIPQTESPESPVQAKCCYKNGTIMAPDLPEMLDLAGARSRLTSDNTEQEIMRRKSVPMDMTSMVSDSFAHLFKGDQGQMTTKREMQLEEQGYCVFSEYSGPMPSPADVHSPMECSPQIFNTVISEEKETGPAAFEKQECLSTEDLKATEVVTPQAEPAKEKSRNEESFENESAPSEKPSTERKQDESDLLKTEPLEEIKSPTLPDNEKGQLDKQAETFITPKVTVTLEEAKPDLDADTKLAAETEAEIADYERQIRKLEMEDRPLSVEEERELQELREKVKNKPDLVHQEAYEEVDAEDVYQLTGAAKDRIARPTRPSPASSVESATDEEKMHVGEAEKPRSPGKKEALKTDPNRLSPVGSFEKYFREERPSEQEVKQKDSVEPLKEKVAEEKPQPSPSKTDEGSVDAVKTQEVEEEVELAKEPEEVMPEPKPTLNVYEKPVVDKTEPVEVLVEKEEVKVVEKEVEDDQVLEGAKAAEDTVEPRADEVLEGAKAAEDTVELRADQVLEGAKAAEDTVELRADQVLEGAKAAEDTVEPQADEFLEGAKAAEDTVEPQADEFLEGAKAAEDTVELRADQVLEGAKAAEDTIEPRAAIESVVTVEDDFITVVQTIDESEVSGHSVRFSAPSEEEHPQLLQEEEEEEESVEMAQEVEMEVPSLEEVVDVPEPVEPSVCPAKEIEVPESEAPTQSYDDYKDETTIDDSILDSSWVDTQDDDKSMATEKIEPLPRVRSPVKKPPAEKPVKQRAKGGRTKGRITTPERKPVRKEPVPIQKDEMKKKKAVIKKAELTKKSDIQTCSPSRKSVLKTTVRHPRPTQHHACVKRKPTVSADGRLPFSVARHSRDRVSTSNPTTLTKIPTSKIRAEALLPARPNSASSSNKRSPLVEADLYEPRPSSAGPQVSLNIYVVKDGGSRSPEKRSSLPRPASILTRRSHMAEHEESSTSITSSGSTAPRRPTCIESGRSRSARSGTSTPRTPGSTAITPGTPPSYSCRTPGTPRTPGTPKSLSLLSQEKKVAIIRTPPKSPATTPKQLRVINQPLPDLKNVRSKIGSTDNIKYQPKGGQVHIQSKKIDLSHVTSKCGSLDNIRHRPGGGHVRIESVKLDFREKAHAKVGSLDNAHHTPGGGHVQIESHKLLFRDTAKARVDHGAEIVIEALGLSGGTSPHRHSHMSSSGSINMLESPQLATLADDVTAALAKQGL; this comes from the exons TGGAGGACTCTGCAAACCTGCCGCCTTCGCCTCCTCCGTCCCCAGCAGCAGAACATTTTGGGCCTTTGGATCAAG ATGTAGGGGATGAGGAGGAAGCAGGTCCTCTCCGCCGCTTCCAAAATTCTCGCGAGAGGTGCAAGTTCCTCGCCCCCTCCATCTCAGTGTCTGTGCCTGAGGATGACCCCTACCACTCTGACGAGGAATACTATGAGCACCCTTTATTCAGCCCAGAGTGGACGCGCTCTGGCTCTCGCCCCCCAGGGCAGGCCGCCGCGTTTAGACAGATCGAAG AAGAGGAGACCATAGAGAGTCTCTCAGCTgcggaggaggaagaggaggagactTCAGAAGccgcagcaacagcagcagctctagaggaagaggaggatgaggagCAGTGGAGTGGGGAGGAGCCTGAGCAGGAATCCCCATCTGAGCTCCTAGAGCGGGCAGAGGTCATAGGCGAGGCCCAGGCTCTGCTCGGCCTGCAGGCTGAGGCTGAGGTTCACACACAGGCAGCTACTGCTGCTGACGAGGCCCCTAATGGGAGATCTGAGGAGGCAGGGGGGCAAGAAAGCCCTGCAGAAG CTGTGAAGATGGAAGCAGAGCGGCCAGACAGCGAGAGGGCAGATCCCATTGGCATGGACTTCACTGATTCTGCAATGCATCTAGATGATGAACTCCCATCTTACCAGAGCCTTGCCAGAGATGCAGATATGCCAGAAAGCCCCTTTGCTCGAACATGTCCCATGGAAGATTTTGAAATGCCTCCAAGTTACCAGGGTCATGCCAAAGAACCAACTGAAAAGCCTGTTGTACAAAGTGGTGCTGTGAAACAGCCTTCAACCGAAACATGTGATTCCAGCAATATCCATGAGGTCAAACCAGGGCAGATTCAAGACAAACACATGGAAAAAACGGCAACAGAGGGGGACTTAAAGGACAAATCTGGCATGTCTGCTTATTTTGAGACCACTACAATTAAGACGGATGCTGGTGGGTCTCAAGGAGAAGGGTATTATGAGCTGAGTACTACATCAGAAGAACAAAAGGACTCTATTAGTGACCTGCCACTTCCTGAAATCAGCTACAGCACTTTGGCTCAAACACACTCTTTGGAAGTCCAGCCAGATCTTCCAAAAAGGAGCGCAGACACACTACACACCACTTCACCAGCAGACAGAAGAGATGACTGCAGACTGTCTCCTGGAAAACTGGCTCTAGAGCAACGAAGTTACTCTTTGAATATCACCATTGGGGCAGTGGATCATAGCGATGCCCAAGGGCGTCCAAGAAACTTCTCTCCATTGGCCACTGACATCATGTCTCATACTAGTGGGAGCCTTGATGAATCTGCCGATTACCTTCCTGTCACAACTCCCTCAGTGGAGAATATCCCTCAGTTTCCGCCACTGATCTTGGAGACAACTGCCTCTATCACAACTCCATCATCTTCACCTCCCCAAGCAACAATCACTGATGTAAAGACAATTCCACAGACAGAGTCTCCAGAATCACCTGTCCAAGCTAAGTGCTGTTACAAAAACGGCACCATTATGGCCCCAGACCTGCCTGAAATGCTGGACCTGGCAGGTGCTCGATCAAGGTTGACGTCTGACAACACAGAACAAGAGATTATGAGGAGGAAGTCTGTCCCAATGGACATGACTTCAATGGTGAGTGATTCTTTCGCACATTTGTTCAAAGGTGACCAGGGCCAGATGACTACAAAGAGAGAAATGCAGCTGGAGGAGCAAGGATATTGTGTCTTTAGTGAATACTCTGGTCCCATGCCATCCCCTGCAGATGTACACAGTCCAATGGAGTGTTCTCCTCAAATCTTCAACACTGTGATATCAGAGGAGAAGGAAACTGGTCCTGCTGCATTTGAAAAACAGGAGTGTCTATCGACTGAAGATCTGAAAGCAACAGAGGTTGTTACACCACAGGCAGAACCAGCAAAAGAAAAGTCAAGGAATGAAGaatcctttgaaaatgaaaGTGCACCTTCTGAAAAACCTTCTACAGAGCGTAAGCAAGATGAGTCTGATCTTTTGAAGACTGAACCTTTGGAAGAAATCAAGAGTCCAACTTTACCTGATAATGAGAAAGGACAGTTAGACAAACAAGCTGAAACATTTATCACACCGAAGGTGACGGTTACTCTTGAGGAAGCAAAGCCTGATCTTGATGCTGATACTAAACTTGCAGCTGAAACTGAAGCTGAAATAGCTGACTATGAGAGACAAATTCGCAAATTGGAGATGGAGGACCGGCCTCTGAGCGTAGAGGAGGAACGGGAGCTTCAGGAACTCAGGGAGAAGGTAAAGAATAAACCAGACCTTGTGCACCAGGAAGCTTATGAGGAGGTGGATGCTGAGGATGTGTACCAGCTCACTGGAGCTGCAAAGGACAGAATTGCTCGGCCCACCAGACCATCTCCAGCATCTTCGGTAGAAAGTGCCACTGATGAGGAGAAAATGCATGTTGGCGAGGCTGAAAAACCTAGATCACCAGGTAAGAAAGAGGCTCTCAAAACAGATCCTAATAGATTATCTCCAGTTGGGTcttttgagaaatattttaGAGAGGAAAGACCTTCTGAGCAGGAGGTAAAGCAGAAAGACTCAGTGGAGCCCCTCAAAGAGAAAGTTGCAGAAGAGAAACCTCAGCCATCTCCTTCAAAGACAGATGAGGGTTCTGTTGATGCTGTAAAAACACAAGAAGTAGAAGAAGAGGTAGAGCTTGCTAAGGAGCCTGAAGAGGTTATGCCAGAACCAAAGCCAACTCTAAACGTGTATGAAAAGCCAGTGGTAGATAAAACTGAGCCAGTTGAGGTTTTGGTCGAAAAAGAGGAGGTTAAAGTGGTTGAAAAAGAAGTGGAAGATGACCAAGTCTTGGAAGGGGCCAAAGCTGCAGAAGACACTGTTGAGCCTCGAGCTGACGAAGTCTTGGAAGGGGCCAAAGCTGCAGAAGACACTGTTGAGCTTAGAGCTGACCAAGTCTTGGAAGGGGCCAAAGCTGCAGAAGACACTGTTGAGCTTAGAGCTGACCAAGTCTTGGAAGGGGCCAAAGCTGCAGAAGACACTGTTGAGCCTCAGGCTGACGAATTCTTGGAAGGGGCCAAAGCTGCAGAAGACACTGTTGAGCCTCAGGCTGACGAATTCTTGGAAGGGGCCAAAGCTGCAGAAGACACTGTTGAGCTTAGAGCTGACCAAGTCTTGGAAGGGGCCAAAGCTGCAGAAGACACTATTGAGCCTCGAGCTGCAATTGAGTCAGTAGTGACAGTGGAAGATGATTTTATCACGGTGGTACAGACCATCGATGAGAGCGAAGTCTCTGGTCACAGTGTACGTTTCTCAGCTCCGTCTGAAGAGGAACATCCACAGCTCCTccaagaggaggaagaggaggaggagtcTGTGGAAATGGCACAGGAAGTAGAAATGGAGGTTCCCAGTTTGGAGGAAGTTGTAGATGTTCCAGAGCCTGTTGAGCCTTCTGTATGTCCAGCTAAAGAAATAGAAGTGCCAGAAAGTGAGGCCCCAACTCAAAGCTATGACGACTACAAAGATGAAACTACCATTGATGACTCCATCTTAGACAGCTCCTGGGTGGACACTCAAg atgatgataagaGCATGGCTACAGAGAAAATTGAGCCTCTACCCAGAGTGAGGAGCCCTGTCAAGAAACCGCCCGCAGAGAAACCAGTCAAACAGAGGGCTAAAGGTGGCAGGACAAAAGGACGAATCACCACCCCTGAACGTAAACCTGTCCGCAAGGAGCCGGTACCCATCCAGAAGGATgagatgaagaagaaaaaag CTGTGATTAAGAAGGCTGAGCTCACAAAAAAATCTGATATTCAGACGTGCTCTCCTTCCCGGAAGAGTGTTTTAAAGACTACCGTAAGGCACCCTAGACCTACCCAACATCACGCGTGTGTTAAACGGAAACCCACAG TGTCTGCAGATGGTCGACTGCCCTTCAGTGTGGCCAGGCACTCCAGAGATCGGGTGTCT ACCTCCAATCCCACAACACTAACAAAGATCCCTACCTCTAAAATTCGGGCAGAGGCTTTGTTGCCGGCCCGGCCGAACTCCGCCAGCTCCTCCAATAAAAGGAGCCCGTTGGTTGAGGCAGATCTTTATGAGCCCCGTCCTTCTTCAGCGGGCCCACAAGTATCACTAAATATATATGTTGTAAAG GACGGTGGTTCTCGGAGCCCAGAGAAGAGGTCGTCCCTGCCACGGCCAGCATCCATACTAACCCGTCGCTCACACATGGCTGAGCACGAGGAGAGTTCCACTTCCATTACCAGTTCTGGGTCCACAGCACCACGCAGGCCCACAT GCATAGAGTCTGGTCGGTCCCGCTCGGCCCGCAGTGGCACCTCCACACCCCGCACCCCCGGGTCCACGGCCATCACCCCTGGAACCCCTCCCAGCTACTCCTGCCGTACTCCGGGAACCCCCCGCACTCCAGGCACCCCTAAATCCCTCAGCCTGCTGTCACAGGAGAAGAAAGTGGCCATCATCCGCACACCTCCAAAATCCCCAGCGACTACACCCAAACAGCTGCGCGTCATTAACCAGCCGCTACCTGACCTCAAGAACGTCAGATCCAAGATCGGTTCCACTGACAACATCAAGTACCAGCCCAAGGGGGGCCAG GTTCACATTCAGTCTAAGAAGATTGATCTTAGTCATGTGACCTCCAAGTGTGGATCATTGGACAACATCCGCCACAGGCCAG GAGGTGGTCATGTGCGCATTGAGAGTGTGAAGCTGGACTTCAGAGAAAAAGCCCATGCAAAGGTAGGCTCACTGGACAATGCCCACCATACGCCTGGAGGAGGCCATGTACAG ATTGAAAGCCATAAGCTGTTGTTCCGCGACACAGCCAAAGCACGCGTGGATCACGGGGCAGAGATTGTGATCGAGGCGCTCGGGCTGTCAGGCGGTACCTCCCCTCACCGGCACAGCCACATGTCCTCGTCCGGAAGCATCAACATGCTGGAGTCGCCGCAGCTGGCCACGCTGGCCGACGATGTGACCGCCGCCCTGGCCAAACAAGGCTTGTGA